In Janthinobacterium sp. 67, a genomic segment contains:
- a CDS encoding phage tail protein — protein MSTPYVGEIRLFSFPRIPTGWFACDGSLKPISEYEVLYILLGTTYGGDGVNTFGVPDLRGQVPLHQGTGPGLTPRVMGQKGGSETVTLLQTQLPAHTHVVSALSSLATVNTPAANTQLAAPVNNDKMYTSSLTGLTTYALAPAATGSAGGNLPHENTMPTLTASFCIAWAGIFPSQQ, from the coding sequence ATGTCCACACCCTATGTCGGCGAAATCCGCCTGTTTTCCTTTCCCCGCATTCCCACCGGCTGGTTTGCCTGCGACGGCAGCCTGAAACCGATCTCCGAATACGAAGTGCTGTACATCCTGCTGGGTACCACCTACGGTGGCGACGGCGTCAATACCTTCGGCGTGCCCGACCTGCGCGGCCAGGTTCCCCTGCACCAGGGTACGGGCCCGGGCCTGACGCCACGCGTCATGGGGCAAAAAGGCGGCAGCGAAACGGTGACCTTGCTGCAGACCCAGCTTCCCGCGCATACGCACGTGGTCAGTGCGCTCAGCTCGCTGGCGACGGTGAATACGCCAGCGGCCAACACACAGCTGGCAGCCCCGGTCAATAACGACAAGATGTACACCAGCAGCCTGACTGGCCTCACCACCTATGCATTGGCGCCTGCGGCAACGGGCAGCGCTGGCGGCAACTTGCCGCATGAGAACACCATGCCCACCCTGACGGCGTCATTTTGCATCGCATGGGCAGGCATTTTCCCATCCCAGCAATAA
- a CDS encoding DUF6916 family protein, with protein MMNVLTLEHFATRVNDTFVSVSDGHAAFILKEVRPLQSATLEGMLRAPFSLLFHHSSAIVFSQKIFQLQHDAFGEVGIFLVPVARDSHGFLYQAVFN; from the coding sequence ATGATGAATGTATTGACTCTGGAACACTTCGCCACGCGCGTCAACGATACATTTGTCTCGGTCAGCGACGGGCATGCCGCTTTCATCCTGAAGGAGGTGCGTCCTTTGCAGTCCGCTACGCTGGAGGGCATGCTGCGCGCGCCGTTCAGCTTATTGTTCCACCATAGCTCCGCCATCGTCTTTAGCCAAAAAATCTTTCAGCTGCAGCATGATGCATTTGGCGAGGTGGGGATATTCCTGGTGCCGGTGGCGCGTGACAGCCACGGTTTTCTGTATCAGGCCGTGTTCAACTGA
- a CDS encoding putative Ig domain-containing protein, with product MTDNDATALHGTITGLVGNGTGIATYINNGDGALSDSFVLWDEDSKAVTFTVTVLPPSAAFTVSPGSLTAPVIGVPYSQAMSASGGVAPYTYAFDSGTLPPGITVSASGVISGTVTATGAYVFSVKVTDSTAGTPLTVTKNYSVSIAIPILSITPTTLTAGGQSVAYSQQMSTSNGTAPYTYVVESGSLPPGLNLSSSGLLSGTPTALGTYNFVMKSTDVTGGNGPYNTSRSYSLVINAQPPPTITGVSPASGPTTGGTSVTITGTGFTGATAVKFGATNATGYTVNSATQITATAPAGSAGTVNVTVTTAGGTSATGAANQFTYIPAPTVTSISPTAGPTAGGTSVTITGTGLTGTTAVTFGATAATGFTVNSATQITATAPAGSAGTVNVRVTTTGGTSATSAANQYTYVATPTVTSISPTAGPSTGGTTVTITGSNFSGTTAVTFGATAATGFTVNSATQITATAPSGTGTVDVRVTTTGGTSATSAADQFTYVGAPVVSGISPTSGTTAGGATVIITGTGFSGTTAVTFGATAATGFTVNSATQITATAPSGTGTVDVRVTTTGGTSATSAADQFTYVTVPVAGAVSATVAYGSSANPITLNLSGGIATSVAVSSTAAHGTATATGTSISYTPTAGYGGPDSFTYTATNGSGTSAPATVTITVGGPTITIAPSTVPAATLGTTYSQNVTAANGIAPYTYAISAGALPAGVSLNTATGALSGTPMAGGVFNFTVRATDSSTGSGPYSGARAYSLTVAAPTISIAPTTLPAMTSGVAYSQTIAASGGTSTYTYAKTAGSLPAGLVLAADGTLSGTPTAAGAYSFTVTATDSSTGAGPYSGSRAYSGTVAAPTISIAPTTLPAMTSGVAYSQTIAASGGTSTYTYAKTAGSLPAGLVLAADGTLSGTPTAAGAYSFTVTATDSSTGAGPYSGSRAYSGTVAAGAPTAGAVSATVAYGSGPTSITLSLGGGAATSVAVASAAAHGTATASGTSITYTPTPGYAGPDSFTYKATNVSGTSPPATVTVTVGNPTVALTPATLPNATAEATYAAPLTVTGGTAPYTFSISSGTLPAGLTLNASTGVLSGTTNVAGSFPVSIKVTDSSTGTGAPFSATNSYTLSVAAPTIAVTPATLAAPKVATAYSQQLTASGGIAPYAFTVSGGSLPAGLTLSGSGLLGGTPTAAGSVTLTVQAEDAHQFTGAQSYTLVVSSANVSLTPATLPNPTAEAVYTATLTAAGGTAPYTYSLASGSLPAGLSLNASTGVLSGTTNVAGSFPVSIKVSDSSTGTGAPFSATNSYTLAVGAPAITVTPSTLPAATVATLYSQQLTASGGVAPYAYTVSSGNLPAGLTLNGSGLLSGTPTAAGSFTLTVQAEDAHQFTGTQAYTLTVASATVSLTPASLPNPTAELAYTTTLTAAGGTAPHTFSISSGTLPAGMTLNAATGVLSGTTNVAGSFPVSIKVTDSSTGVGAPFSATNSYTLAVAAPTLTLTPASLAAIRAGDAYSQPFTAGGGVAPYAYSVSGGALPTGLVLDAATGTVSGTPTVAGSYNFILQAKDAHQFTVQHALTLQVNQAPPAVANEAATISANQEVSLTIDATDGSPITAVTIVTPPSHGRVDIVSSARMAGLARGIAAAAPAVSRFIVTYTPNKDYFGPDSFSYTLTGPGGVSAPATFSLVVAPQPVPAPVAKTATVLAGTPVTLPVTEGATGGPFTAVAITTQPASGTAAVSGMDIVYTPGINTSGEISIGYTVSNVFGTSAPVKSTITVNPMPQVLSQSVTVVAGLTVTVDLTAGATGGPFTAANVLSVAPAEAGKVVVRDVGTAGKPSYQLSFAASGKFAGAAVVSYTLSNAFATSKPGVVNVTVTARRDPSVDPEVIGLQAAQADAARRFASAQLSNFTQRLESLHGDGWGRSSFGLSLTPPNDSGNPTAALARWQADEADRVFGTAVKPFMRKAALRQPAAGFSSDARQQVDVSGATSGLPDMPQKPDTQKQALSLWLGGAVDFGQHYVNGRETGFRFRTNGVSVGGDYRLSDLATLGVGAGFSHDRSDVGQNGSRSTADSAVAAVYGSLRPSKGVFLDGVLGYGTLQYDASRYLSDGSGFATGERDGKQVFGALVGGIEMRHDTWMWSPYGRVELMSAKLDPYTEKASGINALSYFKQTVRSRIGALGVRAEGIYVGGLGTWFPRARLEYRHQFQGADDARLAYADLVADGPVYVIRTVPQQTGNWTAGLGVKLLLSNGMTLTLDYNSNLNIDSGRTQSVMFGIAMPLK from the coding sequence TTGACGGACAATGACGCGACGGCACTGCACGGCACGATTACCGGCCTTGTCGGTAACGGTACCGGTATTGCGACCTATATCAATAACGGCGACGGGGCGCTGTCCGACAGCTTTGTTCTGTGGGACGAGGACAGCAAGGCCGTGACTTTTACGGTGACCGTCTTGCCTCCCTCCGCCGCCTTCACCGTGTCGCCGGGCAGTTTGACGGCGCCCGTGATCGGCGTGCCGTACAGCCAGGCCATGTCGGCTAGCGGCGGCGTGGCGCCCTATACCTACGCGTTTGATTCCGGCACCTTGCCGCCTGGCATCACCGTATCGGCCAGCGGCGTGATTTCCGGCACCGTGACGGCTACCGGTGCCTATGTGTTCAGCGTCAAGGTCACTGATTCGACGGCCGGCACGCCGCTGACCGTCACCAAGAACTATTCCGTGTCGATCGCCATACCGATCTTGTCCATCACGCCGACCACGCTGACGGCTGGCGGGCAGTCTGTGGCCTACAGCCAGCAGATGTCCACTTCCAATGGCACCGCGCCCTATACGTATGTGGTGGAGTCGGGCAGTTTGCCGCCTGGCCTGAACTTGTCGTCCAGCGGCTTGTTATCGGGTACACCCACCGCCCTGGGCACCTATAACTTTGTGATGAAATCGACGGATGTCACGGGCGGCAACGGGCCGTACAACACGTCCAGAAGCTATTCCCTGGTGATCAACGCCCAGCCGCCGCCAACCATCACCGGCGTGTCTCCTGCGTCCGGCCCCACGACGGGCGGCACGTCCGTCACGATCACCGGTACCGGCTTTACGGGCGCCACGGCGGTGAAGTTTGGCGCCACCAACGCTACCGGCTATACCGTCAACAGCGCCACGCAGATCACGGCGACGGCACCGGCCGGCAGCGCAGGCACCGTGAACGTCACCGTTACCACGGCTGGCGGCACCAGTGCCACTGGCGCCGCCAACCAGTTCACGTATATTCCCGCGCCAACGGTCACCAGCATTTCGCCGACGGCAGGGCCTACCGCCGGCGGCACCAGCGTCACCATCACGGGCACGGGCTTGACGGGCACCACGGCCGTGACCTTCGGCGCCACGGCGGCGACGGGTTTCACGGTCAACAGTGCCACGCAGATCACGGCGACGGCGCCAGCGGGCAGCGCCGGCACGGTGAACGTGCGCGTCACCACGACGGGCGGCACCAGCGCCACCAGCGCGGCAAACCAGTACACCTACGTGGCAACACCGACGGTGACGAGCATTTCGCCGACGGCGGGTCCCTCGACGGGCGGCACCACGGTCACCATCACCGGTTCGAATTTCAGCGGCACGACGGCGGTGACCTTCGGCGCCACGGCAGCCACGGGATTTACCGTCAACAGCGCCACGCAGATCACGGCGACGGCACCAAGCGGCACGGGCACGGTCGATGTGCGCGTGACCACGACGGGCGGCACCAGCGCCACCAGCGCCGCCGATCAATTTACGTATGTGGGCGCACCGGTGGTGAGCGGTATTTCCCCAACCTCCGGCACAACTGCCGGGGGCGCCACGGTCATCATTACCGGCACGGGCTTTAGCGGCACGACGGCGGTGACCTTCGGCGCCACGGCGGCGACGGGCTTTACCGTCAACAGCGCCACGCAGATCACGGCGACGGCGCCAAGCGGCACGGGCACGGTCGATGTGCGTGTGACCACGACGGGCGGCACCAGCGCCACCAGTGCGGCGGACCAGTTCACCTACGTGACGGTACCCGTTGCCGGCGCCGTCAGCGCGACGGTGGCGTACGGCAGTAGCGCCAATCCGATCACCCTGAACCTGAGCGGCGGTATCGCGACCTCGGTGGCCGTGTCGTCCACAGCTGCGCATGGCACGGCGACTGCCACCGGCACGAGCATCAGCTACACGCCGACGGCAGGTTACGGCGGGCCAGACAGCTTTACTTATACCGCTACCAACGGCAGCGGCACGTCAGCACCGGCCACCGTGACGATCACCGTCGGCGGACCCACCATCACGATTGCGCCAAGCACCGTGCCAGCAGCGACCTTAGGGACGACCTACAGTCAGAACGTGACGGCCGCGAACGGCATCGCGCCATACACCTATGCGATCAGCGCCGGCGCCTTGCCGGCCGGGGTGAGTCTGAATACCGCCACCGGCGCGCTGTCTGGTACGCCGATGGCGGGCGGCGTCTTCAACTTTACCGTGCGGGCAACGGACAGTTCGACGGGCAGCGGCCCATATTCCGGCGCGCGTGCCTATTCGCTGACGGTGGCGGCACCGACGATCAGCATCGCACCGACGACCCTGCCGGCGATGACGTCCGGTGTCGCCTACAGCCAGACTATAGCCGCCAGCGGCGGAACCAGTACGTACACCTACGCCAAAACGGCTGGCAGCCTGCCCGCAGGTTTGGTCCTGGCAGCGGACGGTACCCTGTCCGGCACGCCCACTGCGGCAGGCGCGTACAGCTTTACCGTCACAGCGACCGACAGCAGTACCGGCGCCGGTCCCTATTCGGGCTCGCGCGCCTATTCCGGCACGGTGGCGGCACCGACGATCAGCATCGCACCGACGACCCTGCCGGCGATGACGTCCGGTGTTGCCTACAGCCAGACTATAGCCGCCAGCGGCGGAACCAGTACGTACACCTATGCCAAAACGGCTGGCAGCCTGCCCGCAGGTTTGGTCCTGGCAGCGGACGGTACCCTGTCCGGCACGCCCACTGCGGCAGGCGCGTACAGCTTTACCGTCACAGCGACCGACAGCAGTACCGGCGCCGGTCCCTATTCGGGCTCGCGCGCCTATTCCGGCACGGTGGCGGCCGGTGCGCCGACTGCCGGCGCCGTTAGCGCCACGGTAGCTTACGGCAGCGGCCCCACGTCGATCACGTTGAGCTTGGGCGGTGGCGCGGCGACGTCGGTGGCCGTGGCCTCCGCCGCTGCGCATGGTACGGCGACGGCCAGCGGCACCAGCATCACCTATACGCCGACGCCCGGTTATGCCGGCCCTGACAGTTTTACCTATAAGGCCACCAATGTCAGTGGCACCTCGCCGCCGGCCACCGTGACAGTAACGGTGGGCAACCCTACTGTTGCACTGACGCCGGCCACCTTGCCCAATGCGACAGCGGAAGCGACATATGCCGCGCCCCTGACGGTGACGGGCGGCACGGCGCCATACACCTTCAGCATCAGCAGCGGCACCTTGCCTGCGGGCTTGACCCTGAATGCATCTACTGGCGTATTGTCGGGGACGACCAATGTGGCCGGCAGCTTCCCTGTCAGCATCAAGGTGACCGACAGCAGCACGGGCACGGGGGCGCCATTCAGCGCCACCAACAGCTATACCTTGAGCGTTGCCGCGCCGACCATCGCGGTGACTCCGGCAACGCTGGCGGCGCCAAAAGTGGCCACCGCATACAGCCAGCAATTGACGGCCAGTGGCGGCATCGCCCCGTATGCCTTTACGGTGTCGGGCGGCAGCCTGCCAGCGGGCCTGACCCTGAGCGGCAGCGGTCTGCTCGGCGGCACGCCGACGGCGGCCGGCAGCGTCACCTTGACCGTGCAGGCGGAAGATGCGCACCAGTTCACCGGCGCGCAAAGCTATACTCTGGTGGTGTCATCGGCCAATGTCAGCCTGACGCCAGCGACCTTGCCCAATCCGACGGCGGAAGCTGTTTACACGGCGACGCTGACGGCGGCGGGCGGTACGGCGCCGTACACCTATAGCCTGGCCAGCGGCAGCCTGCCTGCAGGCTTGAGCCTGAACGCATCCACGGGCGTATTGTCCGGTACGACCAATGTGGCCGGCAGCTTCCCTGTCAGCATCAAGGTTAGCGACAGCAGCACGGGGACGGGCGCGCCGTTCAGCGCCACCAACAGCTATACCTTGGCCGTTGGCGCGCCCGCCATCACGGTGACGCCAAGCACCTTGCCGGCGGCGACAGTCGCCACGCTTTACAGTCAGCAATTGACGGCCAGCGGCGGCGTCGCTCCGTATGCCTATACGGTGTCGAGCGGCAACCTGCCTGCGGGCTTGACCCTGAACGGCAGCGGTTTGCTCAGTGGCACGCCGACGGCGGCCGGCAGTTTTACGTTGACCGTGCAGGCGGAAGATGCCCACCAGTTCACCGGCACGCAAGCTTATACGCTGACTGTCGCGTCAGCCACGGTCAGCCTGACGCCAGCCAGCCTGCCCAATCCAACGGCGGAGTTGGCCTATACCACAACCCTCACGGCGGCGGGCGGCACGGCGCCGCATACCTTCAGCATCAGCAGCGGCACCTTGCCTGCCGGCATGACCCTGAATGCGGCGACCGGCGTGCTGTCCGGCACCACCAATGTGGCGGGCAGCTTCCCTGTCAGCATCAAGGTCACGGACAGCAGCACGGGCGTGGGGGCGCCGTTCAGCGCCACCAACAGTTATACCCTGGCCGTCGCTGCGCCAACCCTGACCCTGACGCCGGCCAGCTTGGCGGCGATCCGCGCCGGCGATGCGTACAGCCAGCCATTCACGGCAGGCGGCGGCGTGGCGCCGTATGCGTATTCGGTGAGCGGCGGCGCCTTGCCGACCGGCCTGGTGCTCGATGCGGCGACCGGCACCGTCAGCGGCACGCCGACGGTGGCGGGCAGCTACAACTTCATCTTGCAGGCGAAGGACGCGCATCAGTTCACTGTGCAGCATGCCTTGACCCTGCAGGTGAACCAGGCACCGCCGGCCGTGGCCAATGAAGCGGCGACCATCTCGGCGAACCAGGAAGTGAGCCTGACTATTGATGCAACCGACGGCAGCCCCATCACGGCAGTGACGATCGTCACGCCGCCCAGCCATGGACGGGTCGATATCGTTTCGTCGGCGCGCATGGCCGGCCTGGCGCGGGGCATCGCTGCCGCGGCTCCCGCTGTCAGCCGCTTCATCGTCACCTACACGCCGAACAAGGATTACTTTGGTCCGGACAGCTTCAGCTATACGCTGACGGGCCCTGGCGGCGTATCGGCTCCGGCCACGTTCAGCCTTGTGGTGGCGCCGCAACCGGTGCCGGCACCTGTCGCCAAGACGGCGACGGTATTGGCCGGCACGCCCGTGACCTTGCCCGTGACGGAAGGCGCCACGGGCGGCCCATTCACGGCCGTGGCCATCACGACGCAGCCTGCCAGCGGCACGGCAGCGGTCAGCGGCATGGACATCGTCTACACGCCAGGCATCAACACCAGCGGCGAGATCAGCATCGGCTACACCGTGTCGAACGTGTTCGGCACGTCGGCGCCGGTGAAATCGACCATCACCGTCAATCCGATGCCGCAAGTGCTCAGCCAGAGCGTCACCGTGGTGGCTGGCCTGACGGTCACTGTCGACCTGACGGCGGGCGCCACCGGTGGCCCGTTTACGGCGGCGAATGTGCTGAGCGTGGCGCCGGCGGAAGCGGGCAAGGTGGTGGTGCGCGATGTGGGCACGGCCGGCAAGCCGTCGTACCAGCTGAGCTTTGCGGCCTCGGGCAAGTTCGCCGGCGCGGCCGTCGTCAGCTATACCCTCAGCAATGCCTTCGCCACCTCGAAGCCGGGCGTCGTCAACGTGACGGTGACGGCGCGGCGCGACCCGTCGGTCGATCCGGAAGTGATCGGCCTGCAGGCGGCGCAAGCCGATGCGGCGCGGCGCTTTGCCAGCGCACAGCTGTCGAACTTCACGCAGCGCCTGGAAAGCCTGCATGGCGATGGCTGGGGACGCTCGAGCTTTGGCCTGAGCCTGACGCCGCCGAACGACAGCGGCAACCCGACGGCGGCGCTGGCGCGCTGGCAGGCGGACGAAGCGGACCGCGTGTTTGGCACGGCCGTGAAACCGTTCATGCGCAAGGCGGCCTTGCGCCAGCCAGCCGCTGGTTTCAGCAGCGATGCGCGGCAGCAGGTGGACGTCAGCGGTGCCACCAGCGGCTTGCCGGACATGCCGCAAAAACCCGACACGCAGAAGCAGGCCTTGTCTCTGTGGCTCGGTGGCGCGGTCGACTTCGGCCAGCACTATGTGAATGGCCGCGAGACGGGCTTCCGTTTCCGCACCAACGGCGTGAGCGTGGGCGGCGATTACCGTCTCAGCGACCTGGCGACCCTGGGCGTGGGCGCCGGCTTCAGCCATGACCGCAGCGACGTGGGCCAGAACGGCAGCCGCAGCACGGCCGACAGCGCCGTCGCGGCCGTGTATGGCAGCCTGCGTCCGAGCAAGGGTGTCTTCCTCGACGGCGTGCTCGGCTACGGCACTTTGCAGTACGACGCGTCGCGCTACCTCAGCGATGGCAGCGGTTTCGCCACGGGCGAGCGCGATGGCAAGCAGGTCTTCGGCGCGCTGGTTGGCGGCATCGAGATGCGCCACGACACCTGGATGTGGTCGCCCTACGGCCGAGTGGAACTGATGTCGGCCAAACTTGATCCGTACACGGAAAAGGCCAGCGGCATCAACGCCCTGAGCTACTTCAAGCAGACCGTGCGTTCGCGCATCGGCGCGCTCGGCGTGCGGGCCGAGGGCATCTATGTGGGTGGCCTGGGCACGTGGTTCCCGCGCGCGCGGCTCGAGTATCGCCACCAGTTCCAGGGTGCCGACGATGCGCGCCTGGCATATGCCGACCTAGTGGCCGACGGCCCCGTGTACGTGATCCGCACGGTACCGCAGCAGACGGGCAACTGGACGGCGGGGCTGGGCGTCAAGCTGCTGCTGTCGAACGGCATGACCCTCACCCTGGACTACAACAGCAATCTGAACATCGATAGCGGGCGTACCCAGTCGGTGATGTTCGGCATCGCCATGCCATTGAAGTAA
- a CDS encoding S9 family peptidase, giving the protein MIRYVLPVLLFAGALPAHAQAPVKETPLIERAKLFGNPSKSGGKLSPDGRWLSWIAPRDGVLNVWVAPANDLAQARPLTEEKVRPIRSSFWSPDSTTLLFIQDKGGDENFLLYGVNVASGKQVNYTPFEKTRVRIVQISSKVKDRILVGINNRDARWHDVYSLDLASGKLTLVQQNDGYGGYLADELLNLRIGSKARADGGMQYFRLTDGKVESTPLAEVGLEDSQTTAPLAFTVDGKTLYWTDSRGRNTSALLAQDVASGKSTVVAQDPRSDIADALYDTRTGQVQAYTVNYLQQEYLPLTNELKADLAFLKKNTQGQFTVTSRTDADDKWLVSVDAVTAPPSSWLYERKTKKLTRLYVTRPELEGAPLVPMYPQQIKARDGLTLVSYLTLPQASKATAGGKAMQAVPMVLLVHGGPWARDTYGYNGYHQWLANRGYAVLSVNFRGSTGFGKQFISAGDLQWGRKMHDDLLDAVQWAVKSGVTTADKVAIMGGSYGGYATLAGMAFTPTTFACGVDIVGPSNLFTLLQTIPPYWEAGKQQFYKRMGDPTTEEGKALLKERSPLNFAHNIQRPLLIGQGANDPRVNVAESDQIVAAMAAKNIPVTYVLFPDEGHGFARPVNNIAFNAVTENFLGQCLSGRAEPIGATLKASTAQVKHGAEFAPGLLEAMR; this is encoded by the coding sequence ATGATTCGCTATGTCCTGCCTGTCCTGTTGTTCGCTGGCGCACTGCCGGCGCACGCCCAAGCCCCTGTCAAGGAAACGCCGCTGATCGAACGGGCCAAGCTGTTCGGCAATCCCAGCAAGTCCGGCGGCAAGCTCAGCCCCGATGGGCGGTGGCTGTCGTGGATCGCGCCGCGCGACGGGGTGCTCAATGTGTGGGTGGCGCCGGCCAATGACCTGGCACAGGCGCGGCCGTTGACGGAAGAAAAAGTGCGGCCCATCCGCAGCAGCTTCTGGTCGCCCGATTCGACGACCCTGCTGTTTATCCAGGACAAGGGCGGCGACGAGAATTTCCTGCTGTACGGCGTGAACGTGGCGAGCGGCAAACAGGTCAACTACACGCCGTTCGAGAAGACGCGCGTGCGGATCGTGCAGATCAGCAGCAAGGTGAAGGACCGCATCCTCGTCGGCATCAATAACCGCGATGCGCGCTGGCACGACGTGTACAGCCTGGACCTGGCCAGCGGCAAGCTGACCCTGGTGCAGCAGAACGATGGCTATGGCGGCTACCTGGCCGACGAACTGCTCAACCTGCGCATCGGCAGCAAGGCGCGCGCCGATGGCGGCATGCAGTATTTTCGCCTGACCGATGGCAAGGTCGAGAGTACGCCGCTGGCCGAAGTGGGCCTGGAAGACTCGCAGACGACGGCGCCGCTGGCGTTTACGGTCGACGGCAAGACCCTGTACTGGACCGATTCGCGCGGCCGCAATACTTCGGCGCTGCTGGCGCAGGACGTGGCCAGCGGCAAGAGCACGGTGGTGGCGCAAGACCCGCGTTCCGACATCGCCGATGCGCTGTACGATACGCGCACGGGCCAGGTGCAAGCCTATACTGTCAATTATCTGCAGCAGGAATATCTGCCGCTGACGAACGAACTGAAAGCCGATCTGGCTTTCCTGAAGAAAAACACGCAGGGCCAGTTCACGGTGACGTCGCGCACGGACGCCGACGACAAGTGGCTGGTGTCCGTCGACGCCGTCACGGCGCCGCCATCGAGCTGGCTGTACGAACGCAAGACCAAAAAGCTCACGCGTTTATACGTGACCCGGCCCGAACTGGAAGGCGCGCCGCTGGTGCCCATGTATCCGCAGCAGATCAAGGCGCGCGACGGCCTGACTTTGGTGTCCTACCTGACCTTGCCGCAGGCGTCGAAGGCCACCGCCGGCGGCAAGGCCATGCAGGCCGTGCCGATGGTGCTGCTGGTGCACGGCGGCCCGTGGGCGCGCGACACCTATGGCTACAACGGCTACCACCAGTGGCTGGCCAACCGCGGCTATGCCGTGCTGTCGGTGAACTTCCGCGGCTCGACGGGCTTCGGCAAGCAGTTCATCTCGGCCGGCGACCTGCAGTGGGGCCGCAAGATGCATGACGACCTGCTCGACGCCGTGCAATGGGCCGTCAAGAGCGGCGTGACCACGGCCGACAAGGTGGCCATCATGGGCGGTTCGTACGGCGGCTACGCCACCTTGGCCGGCATGGCGTTCACGCCGACGACGTTTGCCTGCGGTGTCGACATCGTCGGCCCGTCGAACCTGTTTACCTTGCTGCAAACCATCCCGCCGTACTGGGAAGCGGGCAAGCAGCAGTTCTACAAGCGCATGGGCGACCCGACGACGGAAGAGGGCAAGGCGCTGCTGAAGGAACGTTCGCCGCTGAACTTTGCGCACAACATCCAGCGTCCGCTGCTGATCGGCCAGGGCGCGAACGACCCGAGAGTCAACGTGGCGGAGTCGGACCAGATCGTGGCGGCCATGGCGGCGAAGAATATTCCCGTCACGTATGTGCTGTTCCCCGATGAAGGCCACGGCTTTGCCCGGCCCGTCAACAACATCGCCTTCAATGCGGTGACGGAAAACTTCCTGGGCCAATGCCTGTCTGGCCGCGCCGAACCGATTGGCGCCACCCTGAAGGCGTCCACCGCGCAGGTCAAGCATGGCGCCGAGTTCGCGCCGGGCTTGCTGGAGGCTATGCGCTAG
- a CDS encoding phage tail protein, whose amino-acid sequence MTTPYLGEIQVFGFNYTPYGWASCNGATLQIRQNTALFSLIGTQYGGDGVNTFQLPNFTGRAPCSQGQGPGLTPRVMGETFGTNTVQLDATQIPAHTHQLTLSRQTDPSLQRNVPQTGDGLTSITGTNAFVPAATPNTTLSPQAVASAGSGQAHENRQPMLALNFCIALQGEFPAFD is encoded by the coding sequence GTGACAACACCATACCTTGGCGAAATACAAGTCTTCGGTTTCAATTACACCCCCTACGGCTGGGCCAGCTGCAATGGCGCCACCCTGCAGATACGGCAAAATACCGCGCTGTTTTCATTAATTGGTACGCAATATGGCGGCGACGGGGTCAACACCTTCCAGTTGCCCAACTTCACGGGACGCGCGCCTTGCAGCCAGGGCCAAGGGCCGGGCCTGACACCACGCGTGATGGGCGAAACATTCGGCACCAACACGGTCCAGCTGGACGCCACGCAGATCCCCGCGCACACGCATCAACTGACCTTGAGCCGCCAGACCGATCCCAGCCTGCAACGCAACGTGCCGCAAACGGGCGATGGCCTGACCAGCATCACCGGTACGAACGCCTTCGTGCCGGCGGCAACGCCCAACACCACCTTGTCTCCCCAGGCAGTCGCCTCGGCCGGCAGCGGGCAGGCGCACGAAAATCGCCAGCCCATGCTGGCCCTCAATTTCTGCATCGCCCTGCAAGGCGAGTTTCCCGCGTTTGATTGA
- a CDS encoding phage tail protein, whose amino-acid sequence MMADVYLGQIMMSGFGFVPRGFAACNGQLLPIAQNQALFSLLGTYYGGNGSTTFALPNLQGTTPVGAGSSADGSWQPSPYPIGTRAGAEAITLTLSQIPPHTHALNASTAPGTTKNPTNTLYGGSGAEAIYGTAGPQVPLNNQTLAQTGGNLAHTNMQPFQVLNFNIALSGTYPSRN is encoded by the coding sequence ATGATGGCTGATGTATATCTGGGACAAATCATGATGAGCGGCTTTGGTTTTGTGCCGCGTGGATTTGCAGCATGTAACGGGCAATTGCTACCAATTGCGCAGAATCAGGCGCTATTTTCACTGCTGGGTACGTACTACGGGGGTAACGGCAGTACCACCTTCGCCTTGCCTAACTTGCAAGGCACCACCCCGGTCGGCGCAGGCAGTTCTGCGGACGGTTCCTGGCAGCCCAGCCCCTACCCGATCGGTACGCGTGCCGGTGCGGAAGCTATCACTTTGACATTAAGTCAGATTCCACCGCATACGCATGCGCTCAATGCCTCGACCGCTCCCGGCACCACGAAGAACCCCACCAACACGCTGTATGGCGGCAGCGGCGCGGAAGCCATCTATGGCACGGCGGGCCCGCAAGTACCCTTGAACAACCAGACATTGGCCCAGACAGGCGGCAACCTGGCGCATACGAATATGCAGCCATTCCAGGTACTCAATTTCAATATCGCCCTGAGCGGCACCTACCCTTCGCGCAACTAA